The Bacillota bacterium DNA window AGGCTCCCCCTCCCCGCTCCGCTCTGCTCCGTTGCCTACAGGCCGACTTACAGTGCTGGCTTCGGCCCGGACGGAAGGCGGCTTAGATATAGGAAAGCTGTTAAGACCGAGAGCGACAGAAGGCCGAAAAAGAGCTGGCGAAGTTCACCGCCGAGATCGAGAAAGGCCAGTATTACATATCTCTTACATTTGCAAGCACTTTTTTGAAAAAAATTTTTCACTGTCTTGGATTTATGGTTTTCAAACTGTTAAAATTAGAACAGGGTAATTGCAAATGAAAGAAAAAAACTTTGGTTCTTTCCTGAGAAAATTAGGGAAAAAACGAAACAAATTTAGCAATTCGGCAATTAGGCGAATCTAATTCCTATTTATCCCAAATAGAAACAAGTGAACGGGGTATTCCGTCCCCCGAAATTTTAAAAAAGCTTTCCAGGCCACTTGGTACATCTCTATGAAGGCCTCATGCGAACCGCGGGTTATTTGCCGGATGAAGACGAAGAAGACCCCTGCCACTCCCCCGAATCCAGGCCGCCCACCGGCACATCGAAGAAGCCCTTGCCGGTGATCCCGATACTGAAGAACTTCTAGAATTCTGGAAGGAGACGAAGGTAGCGGGACGGGCCTTTTTGCTGTTCAAGCAGGTTCGCCCTTTAAGCGAGGACTGATTAGAAGAGTGATAAGGGCATTAAGGCCATTGAAGATGAAGAAGAAAGGGAGTTCGGAGACGGGAGGTGAGGAACCTGGATAACGAGAAGTTTCAAGAGCTGGTATTACAACAATTAGGTGCCTTGGCAGGCGATGTGTCCGGCCNNNNNNNNNNNNNNNNNNNNNNNNNNNNNNNNNNNNNNNNNNNNNNNNNNNNNNNNNNNNNNNNNNNNNNNNNNNNNNNNNNNNNNNNNNNNNNNNNNCCTGAAGACGGACATGGCGGAAGTAAAAGGCGATGTAGCCGGCCTGAAGACGGACATGGCGGAAGTAAAAGGCGATGTAGCCGGCCTGAAGACGGACATGGCGGAAGTAAAAGGCGATGTGTCCGGCCTGAAAGCAGACATGGCAGGCGTAAAAGACGATGTGTCCGGCCTGAAAACAGACATGACCAATATTAAAACCGATATTCAAGATTTAAAAAATGCAGTAACAAAAATCGAGGTTCGCATCGAAAATGAAGTCATCGAAAAAATCCGTGCATTATATGACGCCCGCTCAGTTCAGGAGGACATCAACGTCAGGATCATAAATACCCTCGACCGCATTGAAGCCAAACTCGATGTCCTGCAACTGGAAAAAGCCCATACCAGAGGAACAAGAAGAAATAGAAATATTTGACACCTGCCGCAACAGCAACACACACCAGGTTGCGGTATTTTTGTAAAGTAAGGGTGATACGCTTGTTCGGTATTCCCCGGAGCAGGCTCTTTCGCAAACTTCTGCACAACCCCGACATGGTCCAGGAAATCCTTGCTGCCCACAACATTCGGACCCAGGTGGCACCTTTAGGCGCGGACCTGGCCGGGATGGTTTACTACTCGAAGCGGGGTCATTATTACATCATCGGCAACTGGATTCTGGAATTCGAAGCTCAGCAATTTGTTTTCCTGCAAAAGAAGACGATTAATAAATGGAAAATTATAGATGGCAACGGTTTGGTTTCGGCAACTGTTTTTAGAAATAAAAAGTCCCGCAATTCCTTGCGGGACTTGGATTTTCCGCTGGAGCCCACAACCGGGATTATTTTGAAGTCATAAACATTCGCGTAACTAGAAAAATTAAGAAAAGAAAAAATTTTGGTAAATTATAACTTCTTCTAATTTTCTAATTCCATGAATTCCAAGCGTGAAATCCTATCGCCTTTAATTAATACTCCTGTTTTCCAATTGCCGTAATTATTTGCAATTTCATCGCCGTCATACGAAAAACATCTGTAGCCTATTAAATAAATGTTTCGCTCTTGATTATTGGGATCAGAATCATAAGCGTTTAAAAAACCGTCATAAATAACTCGTTCATTATCAAGGTAAACCCTCACAAAGATGTAATCATCATTTTTACCTATAAAAGTTTTCTTTTTTCTAACTGTTCCATCCAGTTGTTCATTCCATAGAGAAGGATAATAATTTGTAGTAACACCTATCAACTGTAAAAATTTCTGTGTAAAGTGAGACTTAATCAGCAGTGCAAGGATAAAACCAAAAATGACTCCGAGAAAAACTAACAATAAACCATACCGAAAATCAGCAGAAATAGAAAAAGAATAAGTTGAGTCGTGACGGAATAAGTGCCAAAACGTTTCAAATATTCCCAAAATTACATAACTCAAAAGTACGCTTTCGAGAAACCTTGAAAATGTTTCTTTCTTTCGGGTGGGAAGTAAAAAGTTTTTAACTTCCATTGCTATATAACCTGGTACGACATAAACGAGTAACAGAGAAAGATATTGAAGCAATCCTAACCATTCCATAGATATACCTTATTTTTTCGGCTGTTTAGGTGGCGGTGAAGGAGCCGGAGGTATAACCTTGGGCGGAGGATTATGACCTACCCCCCCTTTTTTTACTCGAGTTTTACCTCCATTTTTATCAGTCATAATAAACAACACCTTCTTTCCTTTTTTGTGGAAAATATTCGGTACAAAAATATATTTTTCCTTCTGAATAC harbors:
- a CDS encoding microtubule-associated protein Bicaudal-D translates to LKTDMAEVKGDVAGLKTDMAEVKGDVAGLKTDMAEVKGDVSGLKADMAGVKDDVSGLKTDMTNIKTDIQDLKNAVTKIEVRIENEVIEKIRALYDARSVQEDINVRIINTLDRIEAKLDVLQLEKAHTRGTRRNRNI
- a CDS encoding DUF6338 family protein, translated to MEWLGLLQYLSLLLVYVVPGYIAMEVKNFLLPTRKKETFSRFLESVLLSYVILGIFETFWHLFRHDSTYSFSISADFRYGLLLVFLGVIFGFILALLIKSHFTQKFLQLIGVTTNYYPSLWNEQLDGTVRKKKTFIGKNDDYIFVRVYLDNERVIYDGFLNAYDSDPNNQERNIYLIGYRCFSYDGDEIANNYGNWKTGVLIKGDRISRLEFMELEN